In Acidobacteriota bacterium, one genomic interval encodes:
- a CDS encoding ribonuclease J, translating into MNMMAIRYGDAAIVIDAGLMFPEDSFHGVDFIVPDMTYLLDEPAIVKAVFLSHGHEDHIGALPHLFQRVKCPVYGTKLTLGFARQRLEEYRIDTHANELNPVRPGETVEAGPFRVEFLQVTHSIPDAVAMAIRTPVGTIVHTADFKIDQTPVDGRLFDFRRFTELGSEGVLALLSDSTNAARPGFTPSEREVGRALEPLVKAAKGRVIVTTFASNIHRLQQIVAIAARTGRKVAFLGRSVASNVRVSEELGYMHVPPGIVIDPRELERHPPGELVAIVSGSQGEPMSALSRLALNDHRDLTIGRGDLVILSARRIPGNERPIGRVVNHLCRRGADVLLDDGPARIHVSGHASREELKIMLSLTRPKYFIPVHGDFQHLSQHARIATEMGWPDERVLLAETGDIIELDEGSARVTGKARVGSVFIDGTLEEVEEMVIRDRRHIAEDGVVVPIVLIDQHTGNVESEPEIVSRGFVWVQDEKQLFSEAAAVVMESIRGCSVEERGDNGFITMRIQADLKRFLRKRTQRRPMIIPVVLEV; encoded by the coding sequence CTACGGCGACGCCGCCATCGTGATCGACGCGGGCCTCATGTTCCCCGAGGACTCCTTCCACGGGGTCGACTTCATCGTGCCGGACATGACGTACCTGCTCGACGAGCCGGCCATCGTGAAGGCCGTCTTCCTCTCGCACGGCCACGAGGATCACATCGGCGCCCTCCCCCATCTCTTCCAGAGGGTGAAGTGCCCCGTCTACGGCACGAAGCTCACGCTGGGGTTCGCGCGCCAGAGGCTCGAGGAGTACCGGATCGACACGCACGCGAACGAGCTGAACCCGGTGCGCCCGGGGGAGACCGTCGAGGCCGGGCCCTTCCGCGTCGAGTTCCTGCAGGTGACGCACAGCATCCCCGACGCGGTGGCGATGGCGATCCGCACCCCCGTCGGGACGATCGTCCACACCGCCGACTTCAAGATCGATCAGACCCCCGTGGACGGGCGCCTCTTCGACTTCCGCCGCTTCACCGAGCTCGGGTCCGAAGGGGTCCTCGCGCTCCTGTCCGACAGCACGAACGCCGCGCGGCCGGGGTTCACCCCCTCCGAGCGCGAGGTGGGGAGGGCGCTCGAGCCGCTCGTGAAGGCGGCGAAGGGGCGCGTCATCGTCACCACCTTCGCGAGCAACATCCACCGCCTGCAGCAGATCGTCGCCATCGCCGCGCGCACCGGGCGCAAGGTCGCCTTCCTCGGGCGGAGCGTCGCCTCGAACGTGCGCGTGTCCGAGGAGCTCGGCTACATGCACGTCCCCCCCGGCATCGTCATCGACCCGCGGGAGCTCGAGCGCCACCCTCCGGGCGAGCTCGTCGCCATCGTCTCGGGGAGCCAGGGGGAGCCGATGAGCGCGCTCTCGCGCCTCGCGCTCAACGATCACCGCGATCTGACGATCGGGCGGGGCGACCTGGTCATCCTGTCGGCGCGCCGCATCCCGGGGAACGAGCGCCCCATCGGGCGCGTCGTCAACCACCTGTGCCGGCGCGGGGCCGACGTCCTCCTCGACGACGGCCCGGCGCGCATCCACGTCTCGGGGCACGCGAGCCGCGAGGAGCTGAAGATCATGCTCTCGCTCACCCGCCCGAAGTACTTCATCCCCGTCCACGGCGACTTCCAGCACCTCTCGCAGCACGCGCGGATCGCGACCGAGATGGGGTGGCCCGACGAGCGGGTGCTCCTCGCGGAGACCGGCGACATCATCGAGCTCGACGAAGGGTCCGCCCGCGTCACCGGCAAGGCCCGCGTCGGCTCGGTCTTCATCGACGGCACGCTCGAGGAGGTCGAGGAGATGGTGATCCGCGACCGGCGCCACATCGCCGAGGACGGCGTGGTGGTGCCGATCGTGCTCATCGACCAGCACACGGGAAACGTCGAGTCGGAGCCCGAGATCGTCAGCCGCGGCTTCGTCTGGGTGCAGGACGAGAAGCAGCTCTTCAGCGAGGCGGCGGCGGTCGTCATGGAGTCGATCCGCGGCTGCTCCGTCGAGGAGCGGGGGGACAACGGCTTCATCACGATGCGCATCCAGGCCGATCTGAAGCGCTTCCTGAGAAAGCGGACGCAGCGGCGCCCCATGATCATCCCCGTCGTACTGGAGGTCTGA